The following proteins are encoded in a genomic region of Ostrea edulis chromosome 7, xbOstEdul1.1, whole genome shotgun sequence:
- the LOC130047540 gene encoding uncharacterized protein LOC130047540, which translates to MGDRIALSSTVKIKYKHTSKVVPIIVNRLYSFSKHCTWNEVLNDLTADGDHNIDKLDEVTVTVSDKLANGVTFEPDFEEQIQVVHNFDKKLKYVQFDVIRDLEPNNNVPKGQNPPTCPTAFDVLMRKSSTLTKLPQKIDEASPRFTGSQLYICEGVDRGVSNSLEI; encoded by the exons aaacacacatctAAAGTTGTGCCCATAATAGTCAACAGACTCTACAGTTTCTCCAAACACTGTACATGGAATGAGGTTTTGAATGATTTGACAGCGGACGGCGACCATAACATAGACAAGTTGGACGAAGTAACTGTCACCGTGTCGGACAAACTTGCCAACGGTGTAACTTTTGAGCCAGATTTTGAAGAACAGATACAAGTGGTTCACAACTttgataaaaaattgaaatatgtacaATTTGACGTGATAAGAGACTTAGAACCAAATAACAATGTACCAAAAGGTCAAAATCCTCCTACATGTCCTACAGCTTTCGATGTTTTGATGAGAAAGTCCAGCACACTGACAAAGCTCCCTCAAAAGATTGATGAAGCCTCTCCCAGATTTACAG GGTCGCAGCTATACATTTGTGAGGGGGTGGACAGGGGTGTCTCCAATTCCCTCGAGATTTAA